AAACTCTTGGCTTCACACCCATGCCCTTCTTTGCACAATCACCTTAAAACAATGCATTTGGTAAATGGTTCTTCAGTAAATAGTACAATGCATTGCAAGGCAACGAGAACATCTTTCCTACCGCTGTAGATGTACCTGTGCAGCACTTTGCACTATATGGAATTGGCCAATAAAAGTGGACATAATTTGCTATTATCTATCAGTCAGTGGCCTTGATTAGCCTAATATTGAAATGCCTCACATTTTTATCCTCATATTTGCTATTGCCTCAATCAACTCAATTATATTTACAGCTAGAGAATTGGGGAAGACCATGCTTCaacttttaaaacctttttagAAATGCTCTGCATAGCATTGCATTCCTTCGTTCTTTTGGTGACTGAGACAGCTAAAGGCCATTTTCAGAAGTCAGATAGACAACATAGAGTCCAAGccccactgaaaaaaaacatcaggacATTTATTTTCGACACCAGGCCTAAATATAGACAtctatctttttaaaacattcttagCCAAAAAGACAACTTGTGCAGAAACAAAcgcagaaaaaaataatatgccaTTTTCCAAAACTTTGTATAGCTTTTGGGTAATGtgaatcagcttttttttttttttttttttttttttttttttttgatctggaatcaaattcagtggaaaaaaatgtgcagtctTATTTACTTTGTTGCTATACTCTGCTGCCTTTGAACATGCAGTCCCCAGTAAATTCATATTTCAAGCCAAGGTTTAGAATAATggcaaaaaatgaaattcactgTAGTGCTTACAGAATAATGAAGAATTGTATTTCATGTTAACTACATAATAAAAGGGCCTTATATCTACCTAATCGTACAACATTCAAAGCTTGCCTAAGCTGCTGAACAGACTATCCTAATAAACTATAGCATATAATATAGCTAAAAATAGCTATATTGTAAGCATATAGCATATATGCTTTTAATGCTATATATGCATATAACATCATAAAAAATAGCATATCCTAATAAACTATAGCGTATGTCCTTTGGGAACATAACTCTCATAGGAGCACAGAGTACAAGTACCAAACTACTCTCTTGAACAGAAATATCAGCAGAAATAGGAATAAGTGGTTTTCTTTATTCAAACAATAGCCCCCTCACCTCACCTTTGCCTACTATTCGTCAGCGAAACATTTGCATGGAGCCAAAAGTTTCTTCTGATAGAAAGCAATTCTGATTTTTGGTAGGAACTCAGTCTCTCCTGCAACAAAATGCATCCATACCCTTTCACACAATGTATGCTTTGGCAATTTACCTTGTCTAACGTGGCTGGTGCAGCCCCGCTCTTTCGTTGACTGCTCTTAGATGGGTCTTCTCTTGCTGAGCCAGATTTATGGGGGTTAGAACTTGGTAACCCCACACCACTGCCATTTCCTTTGCAACTCCTTTGGTGCACAATGAGACGGTCTGGAAGGAAGGTCCGGCCACAATTTCCACAGGGCAGAAGCTGGGCTTGAGCACTCTGATAAgctgcttcattttcagctgtaaCCATACAGGAACCACCAGTAAGGACCTCAGGTCTCCGAGGCTCTGGTCTTCTCAGATGTCTTGGTAGCTGATCATTTTCAATACGCCACTTCTCTAAGCACTGGGGTTCATGTATAGAAATGGACTGTGACCCAAATTCTCGGCCACAGATATAGCATATCCTGAAGCAAGGTCTTCTTGGTGGGATGACTGGTCGATTCAGTGGCATCCGAGACATGTTTGAAGAGTCTGACTGCTTTGATATTATTGCAGTGCCTGGCCGACTTCCCCGTGGTCTAGCTTCTGGCAAAATTGGGGGAATATCCAGCACATTTGATGGTGCAACCTGCTCTGAAGGCAAGAGGGCAGAGACACTAGCAGGGGTGTCTCCAGCACTTGGCAGAGTGTCACTAGTTTTGTTCAGAttctttttattaacatttgCTTCCATCAAGAGTACGTTTCAAGAGAGTTCTCTCTCTTCTACCCATAAAGAACTTGAGAAAGTCCTTTTTCATTGCCAGCATGGTCCTCCATCTCCTAAATTCAGTTTCATAGGCTGGAATGTACTGGAGCCTTCAAAGCTGGAAAGCTGCATCTAATGACCGTTTCAGTAGAGAAGGAGGGTTTCTGCGTGTCtatcttttgctttttggtCTTGCATGATCCTGAAACAAATTCAGTCAGTACACATTAATAAATACTGTACCTTTTTTTAAGGTTACAACCAGTGGTTTATTACAAGGATCACTTGACTGTACTActctgttacatttttaaatagtagGCATATAACATCAAATACCAACTATCCCTAATTATCACCTGAacaatgaaaatctgaaattctaGACTCAGATGGTTCAAAGCCatgaaggaaatgaaggaaatgaaagtggAAAGGTTTGCATAAAGGGAAGTATTTGAAATACACCTGCTTTTGAGTATAAtcaatattctttattttcaatttctgacAGAACTGACACAGTCTTTAATTTCTAAACTATTTATATCGATACTTAAACGTAATTTTCCTGCCTCAAGAGAAATGTCCCTTAGGAGAGAGATATTAACATCCAGTCTCCAAGGGGCGATTAATTAACAAGGAAAATCTTCCCAGTCTGAAGGTTGAAGAAAGTGACAAGGCCCCTCTTTACTCAGCACTTGTAAGGTAGTATCGCAACTGTTGGGTctcccagtacaagaaagatattAACAAAATGGAGCATGTTTATCTGTAAGGTCTACTGAGATGCTGTGGGGACTAAAGCACACGACGTATGACAAGAAGCTGAGGGCCCTGCGCTTGTCTAGTCCCAAGAAGACAGCCAAAcgtatttcagtttttcagtttgcagTCTGTCTCTAAATACTGGCAAGTTTGTGTTGTGTCACTTAAACATTCACTTCTCACATTTTGGGCTGATCCTCCAAGGATCGGAACATAAAATTCAGACTGTAAGCACATTACTGCAGGGGTTATTCTTCTGTTCCAAGAACACAGAATAACTAGCAGACTAGCTTCTAGTCACCAGCATGGAAGTGATTGCATGGATGGGTCACCACTGTCTATCGATAACAGAAGAAATAGCTGATTGTTGCTTCTTCTGCCACCAAGGGTAAGGTCAAGGCACATTAGTCTGATGTGGcatctctttctttcacttaaGAATCCCCTTGCAAATACTCTCAGCTTGATGTCAACCACTCACATGTCTTCAGGGTTTCCTAACTGCCAAACTTACCTACCCAGAAATCCACAGACCCATTTCAGGTAACTGATCAACCTGGATTTCCCCTGAGCTGCTCTTTTGTTGTATCAGCCATGGGAGACTTTGCTCCCACTCAACAGTATTTTCACCTTTATCACTCCTTGGTCTGAACAGCGGGGATGAATTTTCCTACGCTCTAGGATGAGGACAGTTTTGTCATTACCCTTGAGATGACAAACTTAAACTTTCTCTACACCACTAAGAAGCCCTGAGTCAGTTCTAGGCTCCTGTAACAGATTCTCCGGGATAGATTAAGGACGTAGGCAACAGTGATAAAAAAAGAGTTACCACCAGGTTCACATGATTTGCCAGGCATACAAAGACGCTTAGACTGCTGCATCCACACTGCCTGATTAAATATTCACAAGGTTCCATATTCCAGAGACGCATGTCACActatctcattttaaaaaaatgtcctcAGATATGCTTGTACACAAATTGGAAGATGTGAGGATCATCAGAGCCAATCTGTGGTTTGTACAGGAACACATCTCtgtgaaaaagtattttgcagctagctcctaaaaataaaattccagagGAACAGTGTACTTAGTGCTCGGAGTTAACACCTCCTCTCACACTTTATTAGGTAACTGCAGTCTGTGGAACAATATAGCAAACTACAAGGCTGTGCCATCCTCTTGTGTCTGAAGCTATCAGATATTCATACAATACAcccatataatatatatatatttgtatatagtACATTCATATAACGTATGCATGTTAAAGGACACACAAAATTATAGCACTGAAATTTTTAACTCAAGTTaactcaaaaaacatttttgtttgatgCCTACACAATGTATAGCAGAGAAACATCCAATGGAAAAGCATGCTAAAAACAAAGAGACAAACGTTACAAGCAGTTTGGAGAGGAACAATTAACAATACTCAGGCAGCTGACTGACTCCAAGTTGGTGCAGtcacattttaatgaaataacttttgCCCCTACCAACAATGTTGCCTTAATGCAAAAACTTTGTTAGGTAACTGCGTAGAAAATATTACTAAAGTACAACAAATGCCAAAGcttttcccttgttttccttttagaagGTCTTTAGATTATCTTAACTTTAAAGAAAGGCAACCACTTTGTACCACAAATTTGCAGGAGTTTGCCCATTTCAGTGAGGCAGCGCACATGATTCAGTTAGGTGAGTGGTTCGAGTGTGTGAGGTTTACATCTACAACCTAGCCGAGAGGCCTACTGTAAGGCCCTTTCAAAGACTGGGAGAGTTTCCAGGGAGGGTGGCCTGTTGGATGAATCCAGGCTGGGAATTAGCCAAGCTCTTTAAGAGGATGAAGGGAATAGAGAGCCAGGGAAACATTAAAGGGTCATGAAGGCAGGGGAGATAAGGGTTATTGGAGGGTCACAGGAAGGGAGCATCAGAAAGTCCAGCTACGCTTAGGGAACTTCTGAACTTTGCAAGATTAACACTCACAACTACATGTCCTATTTATTGATTTATCTCAGAGAATTTCCTGCTACCTGAGAGGATTCTTAAAGGAACAGCGGACATCGATCTGACTGGCGCATGAAGAAGGTTAGGTGACTAAATCTcttaaaattaagaatgaaTCAGTCAATAAAAGATGCTATAAAGAACCTATTAACAATATACCCTATTGTTGGATTTCCAAGCTTGCTATTGTAAATACTTCATAACAGAATTATGCTTCCTTGTGGGGATTACACCATTTAGTCTACGTTTATTGCTGCCAAGTTGACCGTTATTATTTGGAAAGTTCCTATAAATTCAGTGTGAAATGAAAAGGCATATGAGCTGTTCAGATCTTATTTTCTCAAGCTCGGTAATTAAGATGTGGAAGTAAATCAGGTTTCggatttaaaatttcttttcaaaacataaaactttgtgtttttttcttctaaaaatgttaTGATATCATTTAATAAAGTGGGAAGGTGCAGTTGATCATTGCATATagcttttggaaaatattcatCTCCTCTGCAGTTCCACTGAGTACCATACTTAAAAAATATCTCATGAACTGCAATGACAAGGCATGTTCCACTGATGGATGACATcgatttaattaaaaggaactGAAATGCAACAGCTAGTTCAACATCAGGCTGGGAGCCTCACTTTACCCAGAAGAGAACAGAATGATAAGAGTGCAAATAGTTCAGTATATCTCTTATCTacttgtgctgtgtttttaagCTTATCCTAACCAGAAAGCACAGGAATAGCATTACTATCCAGGCTTTAGTAATGCTGCCATGTGTGATTCAACCTACACAGGCAAATGGAAACTTCTACCCTGAAATGGCCTTCTTTATGTCTTCTTTCACGTCAGTGTTGGAACTTGGAAGCAAAGTTGACACATACGTTTCCTATTTCCTGTATGCAGCCTGTTCCTGAAGAGTGACCCACtctgtttttcatctctcttgATTCTCTCATGTAAACAATTCCTCAAAACCCATTATAAGGTCATTTTATAAGGCTGGATTCCTTAACTGAATTGAACAAAACATACTTGTGCTAGCTGGGGGATTAAATTGGCTGTTTCCAATGAATCCTCAACACTATTGCTTTTGACTTAGCAAGAATTCCACATGGAGACCTCCCAGATGAAAGAAGAGTTTACCTTGTGGAAGAACACATTGCACAaagcctcctgctgccagaACACAACCAAGTTTATTCAATGGACAAAATATAGAAAGAGCTGTGATAATCTGGGGAACCTGTTTATGTACAGCTTACAAATGCTGACCGACAGCATGGCTTCTCCTTGTGCAGCTGTATCTGACTATAAGATCCACTTAAACTACACAGCTGGCTTACTGTCATTGCTCCCCTCTGCTAGCACAGAAAGGGACAAGCTAAATCCTTCACCAGATAAACAcagttaaaaagtaataataataaaataataataaaaaaaaggtcacGGAGCTTTAAAGCTCATACATCTCAAAGAAATACCACTTGGACATGTTTGACTCCCTCTAAAGGCAGAGCCAATTTTCATGTTTGGAGTTAGGAGGGAGGACCATAAACAAGCAGTATAAATAGTGGGAACAACTGATtcctttactgtttttaaaacagtgctTGATAAGCTATGGAAAGGATTTATATAATGTGATGTTTGAGGTGGCAGTGGCTTACATCCAGGAAGCTCTTTGGAGAGGTCATCTGTAATTGCAGAGTGCTTACAAAATCAGTATTCACATAACGGAGTCATGAGAATGTCTTTGTGCGTTGCTCTGCCTGAGGAAGTGTATGACAGGTCACAACGACGCATTAAATTAAGCTACTATATGGCTCCAAAATGGTAGCATCCCAATACAACAGCCTGGTAGAAGTCCAGCTATGGATCAGTCTGTCAgtgtcaaaaaaataataataataataataataaaataataatttttgcttgaaaaaagATACTGGTTAATCCAGGATCTTGGACACAAGAGTTCCTGGATGTGTAAACCCTTAACAATTCAAGACCCCACTTCACTGTAAGGCAGTTTTCCCTTTGTTTGCCTTCAGTACCAGATTTAGTCTTGTCTACTTATGCTGCCTGTTCATATCTCAGTGCTTGAAGTTACAAGCTTTCTGTTTGTGACTTCACATTTGTTGTTGAGTGGAGCACTTAATAAAGGTGATTTAGGTAAACTGGAATTAATTCACGAGaattctaaaagaaaagttatttgatTTGTATTACCTAACTTTACTGCTACAGAAATTATCAATGCCATAAATGGCTTTAAATGAGAAACAACAAGCACCAATTTATTGCACTAGAGTAGTATCCAGAGATCCTGCTTTCTCAGTCTGGGCTGGACTACacaaaaagacaaaggagaaCACCTCAgacaaagaggggaaaaggcagagaaggacaGAGATGACGTGGTTCACTTAGCATAACTCAAGTCAAAAGGAGAAGATGAATATAGGTTTTCTAGGGCCTCAACACTAAATCAGTCTGGTCACAGGGCTCCTGAGTCTGATCCCTACATTTGTAGTTGAGGTAagacatttctcctttttcttctatttatgGGTTTTCATTACATTTACATACAAAAGAGGCATCAGAAAGGACCTAACTGACATCCTGTGTTGAGCGCCAGAAATCCTTGCTTGAGGCTCTCTTTCCAAATGCAATGCTTTCTGTGACGCTTCCCATTATTCTTTAAGGGAAATCACGTTGAATTAAATAAACAtcttcagctgtattttttttttgtcctaaatTTTTTGTATTGCTGAATTATAAATCATTTTAGAaatctgttaaaacaaaacactgaaatataaatTGGACAAAAACATTGGATAATTTGCACTATCTTACTGTTGGatctgtttttcactgaaacataaaaggaaaaagaaacaaaacatttttatgcttCCAACAATATTTTTAGCAAATTAACCACATATTAAAACCCTCACATTTTTCCAGCTTGGCACTACATTTTGTACATGGTTCCTGGCTGGAAGAGTCTACTCTGATTAGTCCTAGGCACCAATCTTTTCCTTCACTCATGTGAAAAGGATAATCTATTATGtaattaaacattattaaagACCACGAGACCACAGAGGCATAAGAAATACACAGTTTTCTGTGTACCGTTTTATCTTGTCATAGATGAGAACAACCCATTTCTATGCATCCTTCAACCTCAATAAATGTTTTGGAAGCTCTGAACACACGAATATTGGCATGTACCCCCATTTCTGGCAGCTTCATCACGCTGTTAGTCTGTAAATCTAACATTGCAGCACCCTGGCTTAAATGCCTTATGAGTAATGCATACTCAGAAACATCCAGACATGAAGATTGTTCCATCGGAGCATCAGCTGCACGTATAGCTGTACCCTGTCCCCAGTACTATCAGAGGCTGGTAGTTACATCTCTAAACACGGATGCTGCCAGATGATGGACGAGTCAAGAatgctgagaaacaaaaaataccaggCTGAAAAGCCAAAGTTTCCCGATGCATACAAACAAGCTAGAACTGACTGGGAATTTTCTAACAAACTTTGTCTCCACAGTTATACGTGCTatttagaaaacatgaaaactttCTTCAGCAATGTACCTGTATCAGCTACAGGACAGTAAGAGCGAAATCAgactgtgtgtatgtgtgtaaaGGTTC
The genomic region above belongs to Oxyura jamaicensis isolate SHBP4307 breed ruddy duck chromosome Z, BPBGC_Ojam_1.0, whole genome shotgun sequence and contains:
- the LOC118156724 gene encoding zinc finger protein 474; its protein translation is MEANVNKKNLNKTSDTLPSAGDTPASVSALLPSEQVAPSNVLDIPPILPEARPRGSRPGTAIISKQSDSSNMSRMPLNRPVIPPRRPCFRICYICGREFGSQSISIHEPQCLEKWRIENDQLPRHLRRPEPRRPEVLTGGSCMVTAENEAAYQSAQAQLLPCGNCGRTFLPDRLIVHQRSCKGNGSGVGLPSSNPHKSGSAREDPSKSSQRKSGAAPATLDKARVVRRPPTVICYICGREYGTTSISIHEPQCLKKWHQENDMLPKRLRRPEPKKHEVNPIQAQGFYDLDALNEAAWISAQNQLVPCDICGRTFLPDRLIVHQKSCKPKPAT